In Corylus avellana chromosome ca2, CavTom2PMs-1.0, the following proteins share a genomic window:
- the LOC132169408 gene encoding uncharacterized protein LOC132169408, translated as CLCCFAVCAVARIALVKPEKARGVEDVILNAAQRGQIAEKVSEERLISLLEQINTQTTKQTRVTIQRRRSVLEDDD; from the exons TGTCTCTGCTGCTTTGCTGTATGTGCAGTTGCTCGAATTGCTTTGGTGAAACCTGAGAAAGCAAGAGGTGTTGAAGATGTTATACTAAATGCTGCTCAAAGGGGTCAGATAGCTGAGAAG GTTTCTGAAGAGAGGCTCATATCATTGCTGGAACAAATTAACACCCAAACGACTAAACAAACCAGGGTCACA ATCCAGAGGCGTCGGAGTGTTCTCGAAGACGATGATTAG
- the LOC132171627 gene encoding uncharacterized protein LOC132171627, with product MADPELEAIRRRRMQELMGQHSMGNQQNPEQQKAQDDAKREAEEGRQMMLSQILSAEARERLARIALVKPEKARGVEDVILNAAQRGQIAEKVSEERLISLLEQINTQTTKQTRVTIQRRRSVLEDDD from the exons ATG GCTGATCCTGAGTTAGAAGCAATCAGACGAAGAAGAATGCAGGAGCTTATGGGTCAACATAGCATG GGAAATCAACAAAATCCTGAACAGCAGAAGGCTCAGGATGATGCCAAGAG GGAGGCTGAGGAAGGGAGGCAAATGATGCTTAGTCAGATTTTGTCAGCTGAAGCACGAGAAAGGC TTGCTCGAATTGCTTTGGTGAAACCTGAGAAAGCAAGAGGTGTTGAAGATGTTATACTAAATGCTGCTCAAAGGGGTCAGATAGCTGAGAAG GTTTCTGAAGAGAGGCTCATATCATTGCTGGAACAAATTAACACCCAAACGACTAAACAAACCAGGGTCACA ATCCAGAGGCGTCGGAGTGTTCTCGAAGACGATGATTAG
- the LOC132169407 gene encoding two-pore potassium channel 3-like — protein sequence MEKEPLLPYLSPRKRPPSVLAPLPEDNEISLPLTPSALKDRLIFGPSSSPQESSPIVDALTLSLSSPRPSPSSSSSSLDTTTLLDPQSQSLLQSSQAWLIDPNYSWTKTNLHRSKTAPAMAVINEINNPSSPRPQLGSQSIVGQACVLLILYLSLGVVIYWFNRDNFTATETHPVVDALYFCIVTMCTIGYGDITPASTATKLFSIMFVLVGFGFIDILLTGMVSYVLDLQESYLLKTVKGRGEKDTARSYLVDVKKGRMRIRMKVALALGGVYV from the exons ATGGAGAAAGAGCCTCTGCTACCGTATCTAAGCCCAAGAAAAAGACCACCATCGGTGCTAGCGCCACTCCCTGAAGACAACgagatctctctccctctaacCCCTTCTGCGCTCAAAGACCGCCTCATCTTTGGCCCTTCATCTTCCCCACAAGAATCCTCCCCAATTGTTGATGCCTTGACCCTTTCTCTCAGCTCCCCAAGAccctctccttcttcttcttcatcttctttagACACCACTACCCTGCTAGACCCTCAATCACAATCTCTGTTACAGTCTTCACAAGCTTGGCTCATCGACCCCAATTATTCATGGACCAAGACCAATCTCCACCGCTCCAAAACAGCGCCAGCTATGGCGGTTATCAACGAAATTAACAACCCTTCTTCGCCTAGACCGCAACTCGGCTCCCAATCGATTGTGGGCCAAGCGTGTGTGCttcttattttgtatttatccttGGGAGTGGTTATATATTGGTTTAACAGGGACAATTTCACGGCGACTGAGACGCACCCAGTTGTGGATGCTCTGTATTTTTGCATTGTGACAATGTGCACAATTGGTTATGGTGATATTACACCGGCTAGCACAGCAACCAAGTTGTTTTCCATAATGTTTGTGTTGGTGGGGTTTGGTTTTATTGATATTCTGCTTACTGGGATGGTGAGCTATGTGCTTGATTTGCAGGAGAGTTATTTGTTGAAGACTGTGAAGGGTAGGGGTGAGAAGGATACGGCGAGGTCGTATTTAGTGGATGTGAAGAAGGGGAGGATGAGAATTAGGATGAAGGTGGCTTTGGCATTGGGGGGTGTG TACGTCTAA